A single window of Scylla paramamosain isolate STU-SP2022 chromosome 27, ASM3559412v1, whole genome shotgun sequence DNA harbors:
- the LOC135113999 gene encoding very long chain fatty acid elongase 7-like isoform X1, translated as MIILGLVKLLSKRGCIFSVHSCSSVISCCLLQSFLSSPKHKMQPHAPAPHPGNDPLENLKTTGKWVAMMITISYMFGDLTVARQLNPDPRMNSWFLMSSPIPTILASFLFVAGVTWWGPQYMRDRKPVSGLRPYMMAYNAIQVVFSGWLFWEAGMGGWFGSYSFVCQKCDYSGNPQAMRMLRVGYWYLLSKFVDFIDTIFFIMNKKNEHVSLLHVCHHSLMPVCMWYGVRHHSGGHTTLLILLNSFVHTVMYLYYLLAAMGPRVRPFLWWKKYLTTLQIVQFLTVMVQNAMVFFVECAVPSVLLIWVNSMAVLFLILFTDFYIKAYRRTSKNQVVTSSRESSSRLSLQTDTTTKIMTDLYRAELVRARTRI; from the exons ATGATAATTCTGG GCCTCGTCAAGCTGCTTTCCAAACGTGGGTGTATTTTTTCCGTCCACTCGTGTTCATCAGTGATTAGCTGCTGCTTACTCCAGTCCTTCTTGTCGAGCCCCAAACACAAGATGCAGCCTCACGCCCCCGCCCCTCACCCGGGGAACG ATCCTCTTGAAAACCTGAAGACGACGGGCAAATGGGTggcaatgatgataacaataagtTATATGTTTGGCGACTTGACGGTGGCACGGCAGCTGAATCCCGATCCCCGCATGAACTCCTGGTTCCTTATGTCCTCACCGATCCCCACTATCTTGGCGTCCTTCCTGTTCGTGGCTGGTGTCACCTGGTGGGGACCACAGTACATGAGAGACAGGAAGCCTGTCTCTGGACTCCGACCTTACATGATGGCCTACAACGCCATCCAGGTCGTCTTCTCTGGCTGGCTCTTCTGGGAG GCGGGCATGGGCGGCTGGTTCGGGAGTTACTCGTTCGTGTGTCAGAAGTGCGACTACTCGGGCAACCCGCAGGCGATGAGG ATGTTACGAGTCGGCTACTGGTACCTGCTTTCCAAGTTTGTGGACTTCATTGACACG ATCTTCTTCATtatgaacaagaagaacgaaCATGTTTCTCTCCTGCACGTCTGCCACCACTCACTGATGCCTGTCTGTATGTGGTACGGCGTGAGGCATCATTCTG gaGGACACACAACTCTCTTAATACTTCTGAACTCGTTCGTGCACACCGTCATGTACCTGTATTACCTGCTGGCGGCCATGGGGCCACGTGTGCGGCCCTTCCTGTGGTGGAAGAAGTACCTCACCACCCTCCAGATAGTTCAGTTCCTTACGGTTATGGTGCAGAACGCGATG GTGTTCTTCGTGGAGTGTGCAGTGCCGTCAGTTCTGCTGATATGGGTCAACAGCATGGCTGTTCTCTTCCTGATTCTCTTCACTGACTTTTATATCAAAGCATACCGCAGGACAAGCAAAAATCAG GTGGTGACGTCGAGCCGAGAATCCTCCAGCAGGCTGAGTCTTCAGACGGATACCACGACTAAGATCATGACGGACCTGTACCGGGCAGAGCTAGTGCGGGCGCGAACGCGGATTTGA
- the LOC135113999 gene encoding very long chain fatty acid elongase AAEL008004-like isoform X2 — protein sequence MQPHAPAPHPGNDPLENLKTTGKWVAMMITISYMFGDLTVARQLNPDPRMNSWFLMSSPIPTILASFLFVAGVTWWGPQYMRDRKPVSGLRPYMMAYNAIQVVFSGWLFWEAGMGGWFGSYSFVCQKCDYSGNPQAMRMLRVGYWYLLSKFVDFIDTIFFIMNKKNEHVSLLHVCHHSLMPVCMWYGVRHHSGGHTTLLILLNSFVHTVMYLYYLLAAMGPRVRPFLWWKKYLTTLQIVQFLTVMVQNAMVFFVECAVPSVLLIWVNSMAVLFLILFTDFYIKAYRRTSKNQVVTSSRESSSRLSLQTDTTTKIMTDLYRAELVRARTRI from the exons ATGCAGCCTCACGCCCCCGCCCCTCACCCGGGGAACG ATCCTCTTGAAAACCTGAAGACGACGGGCAAATGGGTggcaatgatgataacaataagtTATATGTTTGGCGACTTGACGGTGGCACGGCAGCTGAATCCCGATCCCCGCATGAACTCCTGGTTCCTTATGTCCTCACCGATCCCCACTATCTTGGCGTCCTTCCTGTTCGTGGCTGGTGTCACCTGGTGGGGACCACAGTACATGAGAGACAGGAAGCCTGTCTCTGGACTCCGACCTTACATGATGGCCTACAACGCCATCCAGGTCGTCTTCTCTGGCTGGCTCTTCTGGGAG GCGGGCATGGGCGGCTGGTTCGGGAGTTACTCGTTCGTGTGTCAGAAGTGCGACTACTCGGGCAACCCGCAGGCGATGAGG ATGTTACGAGTCGGCTACTGGTACCTGCTTTCCAAGTTTGTGGACTTCATTGACACG ATCTTCTTCATtatgaacaagaagaacgaaCATGTTTCTCTCCTGCACGTCTGCCACCACTCACTGATGCCTGTCTGTATGTGGTACGGCGTGAGGCATCATTCTG gaGGACACACAACTCTCTTAATACTTCTGAACTCGTTCGTGCACACCGTCATGTACCTGTATTACCTGCTGGCGGCCATGGGGCCACGTGTGCGGCCCTTCCTGTGGTGGAAGAAGTACCTCACCACCCTCCAGATAGTTCAGTTCCTTACGGTTATGGTGCAGAACGCGATG GTGTTCTTCGTGGAGTGTGCAGTGCCGTCAGTTCTGCTGATATGGGTCAACAGCATGGCTGTTCTCTTCCTGATTCTCTTCACTGACTTTTATATCAAAGCATACCGCAGGACAAGCAAAAATCAG GTGGTGACGTCGAGCCGAGAATCCTCCAGCAGGCTGAGTCTTCAGACGGATACCACGACTAAGATCATGACGGACCTGTACCGGGCAGAGCTAGTGCGGGCGCGAACGCGGATTTGA